Proteins encoded by one window of Tubulanus polymorphus chromosome 7, tnTubPoly1.2, whole genome shotgun sequence:
- the LOC141908160 gene encoding uncharacterized protein LOC141908160, translated as MAKTNQKRQQCIIILDSSDEDSADSDNEGKDARVRKKHDGKTFLSISSSTKGTSSSHSSSPSSLSLSVVDGVKNESGLHKQMSDCDSKSASKIGKMSSLRRDSGSPRSNSPNLSLITTKETAAVDIAAQTDEVVLSPQEKNEELLVKFQDECKKHLTSSDDKKFLEFIKNRHATAKSEYLGSKDYRNLLTNLSEKISNDPHNIYVYIRDLVHELKANRRVPEKTTTKRKNSCDSDASQPPAAAAAAKKFRCSSTDTDFSLDLNQRIETKTPRRLQLRLVRVDRVKSLNVSASSSRDSSPESRNIPLVSRCAAAETETESRAHDAERNGIDDINTSNECLKNDDDKNVSENEIQPSLNSPINVRSFSPDHCVTKTVDCHPEPRAGTSKTLMDGETLTEPIQVETEDDNESQPENTGNDENIEASSASNSKKKGSRRQIEKLETLLEAIHKKIKKLQEKELSLDDLDKEDNSHILEHKLAQRFTKCWTKLCEIKGRDIHVGRISDRKFKFNGTRFREINKLLARFINNTKSFPDYHDVKRVISKSNKKYNLGLNASKIQALAREAFTDIGDRLQKRRQQDFVSDFGCELTDQVRTEADPAIYNLELRRQLDQNKKAGKMKLDDVINKFARKQYEDDDDENDDDDEDEEDTAGEEELPDAELETVLNDIDEDKPVESTPAGREEVDGTFNASVTDAGKWTNILSDFARKTGDRMAADERVGHSENHAIETPDQSSESIVHHRSSVEDIFTDDVTGTSELEHDDSVCIIEYHGPSPRESRKSKTSVVKTENLGISSNAETTNEVDVILLSGSQENKEMIVNDELVDSQPKADAQTYVDDKIVDLTQSELSQARSPETTADKTPSTNTADVGQPEGSCQITETLSNCERPVKNDDCVILAQCSPKKRRLTSNDDCIVVKTSAATRLKRLKRNHASSIDVISASSLDDRVILIDAPSASKSPPPSASPLTIIDVDNSQRTDIGPSRKKIRCQNIDCPVEMRRLSVEVCDNTPSKPTSNDMAIIDRLLSNRNSNSRETVNKSLKDNSRTPHSICNIPEKTVSAGDTLKTSSISIRDTDDSRCVPEIQINSDSSQSRSRNTAENVQSSTNNTRIIPEIQISDDENDDDDDDDEVKEVSKSENQGNIVAKEIKRSPQSQPVTVSKGSVSTSTSMLQIPTNTSHTSAVRVNENLSSFSPSISPNMLEIRDQQRPVISESPSSSRSVTPVTALLRKTGYSYCRNTRSVSPVNRSPAPRLVAESVEPSPLGGNLMLNVSEEFRAHARDVMSSINTSPIKIQSYKSLSTNQQIFNPPDPDEIIDISD; from the exons ATGGCTAAAACTAATCAAAAACGTCAGCAGTGCATCATCATTCTCGACTCGTCGGATGAAGACAGCGCCGATTCCGACAACGAAGGAAAAGATGCGCGCGTTAGAAAGAAACATGACGGAAAAACATTTCTTTCTATCTCCTCTTCGACGAAGGGAACTTCGTCTTCCCACTCTTCGTCTCCTTCGTCATTATCCTTATCAGTTGTGGACggagtaaaaaatgaatccGGTTTACATAAACAAATGTCCGACTGTGACAGTAAGTCCGCGTCAAAAATTGGAAAGATGTCGTCTTTGCGACGAGATTCCGGCAGTCCTCGATCGAATTCCCCAAACTTATCGTTGATCACGACGAAAGAAACGGCTGCTGTTGACATTGCTGCTCAGACTGATGAAGTCGTTCTATCACCGCAAGAAAAAAATGAGGAGCTTTTAGTTAAG TTTCAGGATGAGTGTAAGAAGCATCTCACTTCTTCGGACGATAAAAAGTTCTTAGAGTTCATAAAAAATCGGCACGCGACCGCGAAATCCGAATACCTCGGTTCGAAAGACTATCGGAACCTGCTGACGAACCTGTCGGAAAAGATTTCCAACGATCCGCACAATATTTACGTTTATATTCGCGATTTAGTTCACGAATTGAAAGCGAATCGTCGCGTGCCTGAAAAAACAACGACCAAACGTAAAAACTCGTGCGATTCCGATGCATCACAGCCCCCGGCGGCGGCAGCGGCTGCGAAGAAGTTTCGCTGTAGTTCGACCGATACGGATTTTTCGCTCGATCTCAATCAGAGAATCGAAACGAAAACGCCGCGTCGACTTCAACTGCGTCTCGTACGCGTCGATCGCGTGAAAAGCTTAAACGTGAGCGCCAGCAGTAGCAGGGATTCTTCGCCGGAATCGCGAAATATTCCGTTGGTATCGCGCTGCGCGGCTGCTGAAACTGAGACGGAATCTCGCGCTCACGATGCCGAACGAAACGGTATCGACGATATAAACACGAGCAACGAGTGTTTGAAAAATGACGACGATAAAAACGTTAGCGAAAATGAAATCCAACCGAGTCTGAATTCACCGATAAATGTTCGTAGTTTTTCGCCGGATCATTGCGTAACGAAGACAGTTGATTGTCATCCGGAACCACGCGCCGGTACGTCTAAAACGTTGATGGACGGTGAAACGCTAACTGAGCCGATACAAGTCGAAACTGAGGACGATAATGAATCACAACCAGAAAATACCggtaatgatgaaaatatcgaagCCTCATCGGCAAGTAATTCAAAGAAGAAAGGCTCACGGCGACAAATAGAAAAATTGGAGACGTTACTTGAG GCTATTCACaagaagataaagaaacttcAGGAAAAAGAGCTGTCGCTCGATGATTTAGACAAGGAGGACAATTCACACATTCTCGAACACAAACTCGCTCAACGATTTACGAAGTGTTGGACGAAACTTTGTGAAATAAAAGGCCGCGATATACACGTAGGGCGTATCAGTGATAGAAAATTCAAGTTTAATG GTACGAGATTCagagaaataaataaactacTCGCGCGATTCATCAACAACACGAAATCGTTTCCCGATTACCATGACGTGAAACGCGTCATCTCGAAGTCGAATAAAAAATACAACCTCGGACTGAA CGCATCAAAGATTCAGGCACTCGCTCGTGAGGCGTTCACAGATATCGGTGATCGGTTACAGAAACGAAGACAGCAGGATTTTGTGTCCGATTTCGGATGTGAACTAACCGATCAAGTCAG AACGGAAGCGGATCCGGCTATTTATAATTTAGAACTTCGCCGACAACTGGATCAAAATAAGAAAGCTGGAAAGATGAAACTGGATGAT GTCATCAACAAATTTGCCCGTAAACAGTAcgaagacgacgacgacgaaaatgatgatgatgacgaggaTGAAGAAGATACTGCTGGCGAAGAGGAATTGCCCGATGCAG AGCTGGAGACAGTTTTGAATGACATTGACGAGGATAAACCGGTTGAATCAACACCAGCAGGCCGCGAAGAAG tcGATGGAACGTTTAACGCATCTGTCACCGATGCCGGTAAATGGACTAATATTCTTAGTGATTTCGCTAGAAAAACTGGTGACCGGATGGCGGCGGATGAACGTGTCGGACATTCGGAGAACCACGCGATAGAAACTCCGGACCAATCGAGCGAGTCGATCGTTCACCATCGGAGTAGCGTCGAAGATATATTTACCGACGACGTAACCGGGACAAGTGAATTGGAACACGACGATAGCGTCTGCATTATCGAATATCACGGTCCGTCGCCGCGCGAATCTCGAAAATCGAAAACTTCTGTCgttaaaactgaaaatctCGGAATTAGTTCAAACGCAGAGACGACGAATGAGGTCGATGTAATTCTGTTGAGCGGTAGTCAGGAGAATAAAGAAATGATTGTTAACGATGAGTTGGTTGATAGTCAACCGAAAGCCGATGCACAGACGTatgtcgatgataaaatcgTTGATTTGACTCAATCGGAATTGAGTCAAGCGCGTAGTCCCGAAACGACTGCCGATAAAACTCCGAGCACAAATACCGCGGATGTTGGACAGCCGGAAGGTAGCTGTCAAATAACCGAGACGCTGTCCAACTGTGAACGACCGGTTAAGAACGACGATTGTGTTATTCTAGCTCAGTGTAGTCCAAAAAAGAGACGATTAACGAGCAACGACGATTGCATTGTCGTGAAGACGTCTGCCGCGACGCGATTGAAACGTCTAAAACGTAACCACGCGTCGAGTATCGATGTAATTAGCGCGTCGTCGTTAGACGATCGCGTCATCTTAATCGACGCTCCGTCTGCTTCGAAGTCGCCGCCGCCGTCTGCCAGTCCGTTAACGATTATTGACGTCGACAATTCTCAACGTACGGATATCGGCCCGTCGCGGAAGAAAATCCGTTGCCAAAACATCGACTGTCCAGTCGAAATGCGCAGACTGTCGGTGGAGGTTTGCGATAACACGCCGAGTAAACCTACGTCGAATGATATGGCAATCATCGATCGGTTGTTGTCGAATCGAAATTCGAATTCTCGCGAAACTGTCAACAAATCGTTGAAAGATAATTCGCGTACGCCGCACAGTATTTGTAATATTCCGGAAAAAACCGTCAGCGCCGGTGATACTCTCAAAACGAGTTCAATATCTATTCGGGACACCGACGACTCGCGCTGCGTTCCAGAAATCCAAATCAACAGCGATTCGTCGCAATCACGAAGTCGAAATACAGCTGAAAATGTGCAATCATCGACGAACAATACGCGGATTATTCCCGAAATTCAAATTagcgatgatgaaaatgatgatgatgatgatgacgatgaagtTAAAGAGGTTTCGAAAtcggaaaatcagggaaatattgttgcgaaagaaataaaaagatcTCCGCAATCGCAACCGGTAACTGTATCGAAGGGCAGCGTGAGTACTAGCACATCAATGCTACAAATACCTACGAATACTAGTCATACTAGCGCTGTACGCGTAAACGAGAACTTGTCGTCGTTTTCGCCGAGCATTTCGCCGAACATGTTAGAAATACGCGACCAG